The Brachybacterium huguangmaarense genome contains a region encoding:
- a CDS encoding methionine/alanine import family NSS transporter small subunit, translating into MSASSIVMLIVAIATVWGGLVAAIVNVVRHPEDLD; encoded by the coding sequence ATGTCGGCCTCGTCCATCGTCATGCTGATCGTCGCGATCGCGACCGTGTGGGGCGGCCTCGTCGCCGCGATCGTCAACGTCGTGCGTCATCCCGAGGACCTCGACTGA
- a CDS encoding sodium-dependent transporter: MSSSTDTAAPEKASANRGAFSGRSAFIFAAIGSAVGLGNIWRFPAVAYENGGGAFMIPYLVALLTAGIPLLFVDYAIGHRWRGSAPLAWRRLKRWGEFIGWWQVLICVIIGAYYALIIAWAADYMFFSLNTSWGDDAAAFFGSFTQAPDAAETSVGGSIVWPVLISIVVVWVATVVTMILGIQNGIARLSMIFIPLLVIMFVILVVRALFLPGALVGLETLFTPNWSALADGGVWVAAYGQIFFSLSVAFGIMLTYSSYLKKKSDLTGSGLVVGFSNSAFEILAGIGVFSALGFMAQAQGVRVDEVVSSGIGLAFIAFPTIIGEAPGGALIGVLFFGSLVLAGFTSLVSIVEVVISAVHDKFGMSRAASVLVVMVPLALVSTILFSFSSGLPMLDVLDKFVNEYGIVAVALVSTVILAWLVRGLPTLRDHLNHSGSFKIGWFWIACVAVVDPIVLAVTLFFSSRDLLGAGEPYGGYPAWFVNVFGWGMAALLLVAAIVLSLAPWSPRSHLHQLDSDGDEVAPDVVPGQGLEHAGAATPHAMRTP; this comes from the coding sequence CCCGCCGTCGCGTACGAGAACGGCGGCGGGGCGTTCATGATCCCCTATCTCGTGGCACTGCTGACCGCCGGCATCCCGCTGCTGTTCGTCGACTACGCGATCGGCCACCGCTGGCGCGGCTCGGCCCCGCTGGCCTGGCGCCGCCTCAAGCGGTGGGGCGAGTTCATCGGCTGGTGGCAGGTGCTCATCTGCGTCATCATCGGCGCCTACTACGCCCTGATCATCGCCTGGGCGGCCGACTACATGTTCTTCTCCCTCAACACGTCCTGGGGCGATGACGCGGCCGCGTTCTTCGGGAGCTTCACGCAGGCGCCCGACGCCGCCGAGACCTCCGTCGGCGGCTCGATCGTGTGGCCCGTCCTGATCTCCATCGTGGTGGTCTGGGTGGCCACCGTCGTCACCATGATCCTGGGCATCCAGAACGGCATCGCCCGGCTGTCGATGATCTTCATCCCGCTGCTCGTGATCATGTTCGTGATCCTCGTGGTGCGCGCGCTGTTCCTGCCCGGTGCGCTCGTCGGTCTCGAGACCCTGTTCACCCCCAACTGGAGCGCGCTGGCCGACGGAGGGGTGTGGGTCGCCGCCTACGGACAGATCTTCTTCTCGCTCTCGGTCGCGTTCGGCATCATGCTCACCTACTCGTCGTACCTGAAGAAGAAGTCGGACCTCACGGGCTCCGGGCTGGTCGTCGGGTTCTCCAACTCCGCCTTCGAGATCCTCGCCGGCATCGGGGTCTTCTCGGCGCTCGGGTTCATGGCCCAGGCCCAGGGCGTGCGGGTGGACGAGGTGGTCTCGAGCGGCATCGGCCTGGCCTTCATCGCCTTCCCGACGATCATCGGCGAGGCGCCCGGCGGCGCCCTCATCGGCGTGCTGTTCTTCGGCTCCCTCGTGCTGGCCGGCTTCACCTCGCTCGTCTCGATCGTCGAGGTCGTCATCTCGGCGGTGCACGACAAGTTCGGCATGTCCCGCGCGGCGTCGGTGCTGGTCGTCATGGTGCCGCTCGCCCTGGTCTCGACGATCCTGTTCTCGTTCAGCTCGGGGCTGCCGATGCTCGACGTGCTCGACAAGTTCGTCAACGAGTACGGCATCGTCGCGGTCGCCCTGGTGTCCACCGTGATCCTCGCGTGGCTCGTGCGCGGTCTGCCCACCCTGCGCGACCATCTCAACCACTCCGGCTCCTTCAAGATCGGCTGGTTCTGGATCGCGTGCGTGGCGGTCGTCGACCCGATCGTGCTGGCCGTGACGCTGTTCTTCTCGAGCCGCGACCTGCTGGGCGCGGGCGAGCCCTACGGCGGATACCCGGCCTGGTTCGTCAACGTGTTCGGCTGGGGCATGGCGGCCCTGCTGCTGGTGGCCGCGATCGTGCTGTCGCTCGCGCCCTGGTCACCCCGCTCGCACCTGCATCAGCTCGACTCCGACGGTGACGAGGTCGCCCCGGACGTCGTGCCCGGCCAGGGCCTCGAGCACGCGGGCGCCGCGACCCCGCACGCGATGCGCACCCCCTGA